GCAGCCCTCGCCCTTGCTGTGGTCACTATCCTGGCCTACTGCCTTGAATTGCTCTCGCGAGCCCTCGACGACCCCCGTGAGCCCCCACGACTAGCCCCAAGAATTCCCATCATCGGCCATGCTCTCGGCTTTCTCCGCTATGGCTTCGACTATTACATGCTGACCAAGTGAGACCCATATCTAGACCCAAATCTGGGTATAATAAAGGCTGATATCTCCCAGTCAGGCTGCCAACACAGGCATCTACATGCTGGGCTGCCTAACTTGGAAAGTGTACATCGCGCACGACCCGCGCGTTGCAAACCTCCTTGCAAAATCAAAGGCTATATCTCTGCGGCCCTTTCTCCGTCATGCCGGGAAACTGCACGGCACGATCAGTGACGAGGCCTATGCGTTGTTCGACGGCGACCTGGCCGACTATTTCAGCAAGCGCACCAAGGAGCTGTTGACGCCGGGGCCAGCCCTGGATGATCAGAACCTTCGCATGGCGCAGCAGTCGCTGGACGAGGTCAGTAATATGGCCAACAAGGAGCCTACGATTGAGTTGTTCCAGTGGTCGAAGCGGACGGTCATGCTAGCAACGGGGGCCAGTTTGTTCGGGGCGGAGCACCCGTTTAAAAATCCGAGCATCGCAGAGGCAATGTGGTAGGTTAACCATCCAACTTGTGATGTATAATGATTCATGGTGGTAGGACATGGGACGAAGCTCGACCGGGCCATATATTTGGGTTCGATCCCTGGGGCACAGGGTACAAAGCCCGGACGGCCGTGTTCGCGGCATTCAGGGAGTACTTTGAGAGTATTCCGGACGACGCATCGGAGGTGATTAAAGAGCGTCATAGGGTCCTTCGCGAGGGTGGACTGAGCGAAGAAGACGCGTACAAGCTACAGTCGACCCTCAGCAATGCCtacttcaacaccatccctACACTGTTTTGGACGATCCACGACATATACTGTCGGCCGGAGCTCTTAGAGGATATCCGGCAGGAGGTGTCAACTAAAGCTGTGCAAAGGTCCAGGGACGCGGATAATGGCTTCGTACTAGACATTGCAGCGCTCCAGACCCAGTGCCATATCTTGTTGTCTGCACTCCAAGAGACACAGCGCACGAGGCATGCGCAGGTCGGCATGCGCATGGTGATTGAAGACACACTGATCGATGGAAAGTACTTCCTCAAGAAAGGAACTGCCCTGCATCTCCCCGCCAAATCAATCCATAGAGATCCCTCAATATGGGGATCTGATGCTCCTGAATATGACCCCTACCGATTTGTGCCAGGGTATACAGGGGAACCGAAGACAAAGGTCATGCCGACGGCCTTCCTACCTTGGGGCTCGGCGCCGTGGCTATGTCCTGCTAGGCAATTTGCTGCGACAGAGATTCTGATCATTGtggccttgatggtgttgcgCGTGGACTTGAGTTCAGTGGACAGAGAGTGGGAGACGCAACCAGCCACCAAGTCCATCTCGATCGCGACGCTGCCGCATCCCAAGGAGGATATGCGGTTGAAGGTCAGTGAACGCAGGGAGGGGATAGGCTCCTGGTCGGTTCTACTGGGGAAGAACAAGATTAGAATATCACTGTCGTCAGGATAGTTCCTAGCAGAATATCACGATGGTCGTATTCCAAACCCTAAGTACCTGGCTCGAGATCCGGAAACCAACTCCGACATCAAACCACAATTTAGCCCCAATCAAAGAAGGTGGCAGACAATCCACGTCGTAGCGGCTATATGTATCTTTGGTTACTGACATGTCGATTGTCTTCCTTCCCAGTGGTGCCCCTAACATTGGTTTCCGGGTTGTCCCGAAATATATATTGGCGTCTACCAGCTACTCTGCTGGATGCACAAGGCAACCCATACTGTCAATTATTACTTTGTTCGACCATCTGCCTGACGTGCTCTCTTGTCTCGCGAACACCCACTCGCAAGCGTTCCAGCTCATCTGCTTCCCTCTGACAGCACTTGGTCAAAATCCCGATCGCTTCAATGGTCGCTGACAGGGTAGCTGTCTTCCCCTGTCGCGCAGCCCCAGCCGCCTGTTCGTCCATATCCCTCTCCTTCAATCCCTCCAGATGGATATTCCAATCCACGGCCTCCGTTTTGCATATTCGCTGCAGCGTGTCGCTCCGGAGGGTTCGCGTGAGTGCCGCGTATCTCTCGTTGAGCGTCGAGCGGTACCGTCTTTCAACGGCGTAATGCGGTCGCTGGCCTGCCTTGGTCGTCTTGTTCTTCCGCCCCTGGCCCGTGCCGCCTGGCTGAGCCTTGATTAATTCTGCAGACAACAAGTGGAACGCTTACCTGAAGCTTGTTGGGCCCCGACCCGCTTTGCCGGGGCTCGCACGGACTGGACTGGGGCTTCGCCTTTCCCCCCGCAGAGACATCGCGGGGCTTGTTGGGATCAGTGAAGCTCGCTGCAACCTTGTCAGCAAAGGCCACGACCCGGAGGTCGCCTAGGTACCTGTATTATTCTCATTCGCCAGCGACAGCGGGCTCAACAAGGGCCACGGTCCAGTCGTCGAGTTCTGTCGACAAGGTTGGCAACTCCCACCCTCCGGTCCCGTCAGCAAACTGCAGCCGAGAAGACGGTGGTGGTCAGACGATGACGCGGCAACGAAATCAAGAGAGTCGAGATCTATGGCGCTGTCGAAGGCACCGGCGTCTAGGTCGCAGAGGTCCCGAACTGCCCTGCGCGTCAACACTCGACTCGTGCACGGGTGCTAACATGGCATACACATGGCAGGTGTGGGAGCTTGTTGGCACTCCGCTGACGGCAGGCTCAAGTCGCCTGCGAGGTTGGTGGACATACTCGGGTGGCTGAAGCACGGTTGGCTTCCAATGATCAGACAGACTCTGCTGGCGAGAGAATGACAATGCGGGAGGGCAGAATTGATTTCAGACAATGCTGATGTGCATGCAGCTCCACTAATATACTCGGTATACGGTTGGGGCTGGATATTCCTGCAGATACTCTATCCTTTTCATCAAGACACAGCCGACGTGACAACATAAATGAATCCAAGAAAGCCAACAATTCGGCATTTTCACCGTCTGTGACTGGCCGAGAGATCCTTGTATCTCTACTACGGCGGGCCTGGAGTCTTGTGCGAATCCTACAAAGAATATACGGTGTGGCCTAGCCTGCCATTCCCTAGAACCGGCACGGCCTGGCAGCCGAAAGAGGGGGCAAACCAGGGCAAACCCGATGATTCGCCCATCACACAAGACATTGCAATTTGTACAGCGCCAATGGCGAGCTCGTGGCTTGAGGCAATGCGTGGGGGCGGTCCGCATCCTCCTGGGGGCCGTATCATGTCACCCAACAAGGAGGCCTCTAGTATTGACTACTCATCCAAGATAGCATGACAGGCAATAAGGGGCGTTCCCAGACCTTGGATATACGAGATCAAAGCACgtcgaccatggcctcggAGTATGCCGCATCGCGCGAGGACTTTGAGCTATTCAGGCGCTTCGTCCGCGTGGCACGGCTGCTGGATGCCAACAATTTCGACGAGCTTTGTTCGTATTTTGAACCCCTTGTTTCTTAACCAGCTGACCTGGAAGTGTAGGCAACCAAGGAGCCTTGACTCCTTCCCCCTCGATCCGCACAGGCAATACACCACGCAATagcggcggaggagacgacgacgacgccaCCAATGGCAActcatcctcaacctcatcctccgaaTACGACGACTCCGACGAGGAATACtacgaagatgacgatgcgATGCAGCTGCAAGGCGAGGCCGAGCTCGACGTCAGCAGCACCCCTCCACGGATAAGCGACCAAGACACCCAGCGTCCCCCGCAGCCCCGATCTCAGCGCAGGCAGCCGACCACGAGGCAATCCAGTACCAGAgctgcaacagcaacagcagcccaGCGCCGTCGGcaacagcaggagaaggTAAAGCCGAAGCGCCCCCGTCCCCATGCCGCCGTGGAGAAGCGGTATCGGTCCGTGGTGAACAGCAagatccagcagctcaatGCCTTGATTCCCGCGTCAAACACGTTTACACCGGGAATATCAAACGGGCCGGGTGCATCGGAGGGAACAGAAGGGACGGGGTCACAGAAGATGCCGACCAAGTCGGCTGTCTTGGATAGGGGCCTACACTATACGGATCACTTGATAGCGACGTATGAGCGGTATGAGGCGGAGGGGAACGAGTTGCGGAGCAAGTTGCAGCAGTGGCTGGATATTTCAGCGGTGGACGGTGACGCTCCGGGCGAATGAAGTCGTTTCTCTCTCGTAGTTATTCTTCTACTCATAGCTATGCGTGTTTAGATTGGTAGAACTTACATGGCTAGAGGAGGACTGGTATAGCCGCGACACATCCTGATTAACCCTATGTATTAAACAATCTGTCTATCCGTCCATCTATCCATCTATCTACTCGGCGAATGCTGATCTGGCCGACTCTGCATGAGCTTCGAAAACAACGAGCTGCGGTCCTGCAACAGCTCTCTCGGATTGCCAGTCTCTGCTACGCACCCAGAGTCCATAACAATCACCGTATCAAGGCTCAGAATCGTACTCAGCTTGTGTGCTATACACAGCACCGTATGCCCACGGAATCTCTCGCGAATCGCCCGATCCATCATCTCCTCAGTCCCCCTGTCAATCTGACTCGAAGGCTCATCAAGGACAACCGTGTTCCCGGCTTGCAATGTTGACCTGGCGAAGCAGAACAGCTGCCGCTGGCCGTGCGACAAATGACCCTCTGCTAATGGGACATCAAGACCACCCTGGGCTTGAATGGTCTCCCAGAGCCCGAAAGCCTGCAGGGCAGCGATCATAGCCGAGTCTTCGCAATCCGGCACGTACAGCTGCATGTTATGTCGCACTGTCCCGTTAACAAGCACCGGCTCCTGTGGCAACGTGATGAAGCGTGATCGAACGCGGTTGGGGTCCATCGTGGAGATGTCCACTCCGTCTACTAGGATGCTGCCACTGTGTAGGTTTATCAGGCGCAGCAGTGCGCCGAGGAGTGTGCTCTTGCCGCTGTTTATGTCAGTATCGGACTAAATTAACGGGTCCTTCTATTGTGTGACTACATACCTTCCGGTCCTGCCGCAGACTGCGACTCGTTGTCCTGGTTGGATGGTGAAGGAAACGCTGCTGAGGACGAGCGGCGAGGTCGGTCTACAAGCACATCTATCATTGAGCAAAGAACATTTTGGTAGGATCGGGCACTTACATGTACTTGGCAGACACTTTGGAGAATGTGATACTCCCCTCCCCATGCCATGCCTTGTCATCAGCGCTGCCAACAGTGGTGTCCTGCTTCGAAGGCAGTTCCGAGGGCGTCTCCCCCGTAAAGGCCCTCACGCGTTCGACAGCAGCCATACTGGTCTCCATCTTGGTCCAGTAGGAAACCAACCTCTTCGCGGCCAGGCCGACATTTGACGCACTCAGCAAGGCCAGCCCGAGGGTCGAGTTCGTAGGCGATCTGGTAGCAACCCCCACACACATAATAACCACGGCCAACCCCGCCGTGATCAAATCGAGCACAAGATTCAGCCAGTTCTGCGCCGAGAAGAGCAGGTAGAATGGCTTCTGGCTGGCCTTAATCGTCTCGATGTTCTGCCGCGCATAGTCCGCGGTCCATCCAAAGGCCCGAATCGTAGCCAGCCCGTTGAGCGTCTCCAGGAAGTGCGAGAATAGCGGTGCCTTGGTCTCGATCTCCAACACGCGGAGCTGTCGCGAGGTTGGCAGATAGACTAGTTGCACGTAGTAGACTGCGATGGCGACGGCGGGAATCGCAAGACCAGACCACGGCGAGCCGTAGATGATGATTCCACCGAGTCCGACCACGACCATTGCCTGCGTGACTGTGCCGAGGATGTCGTAGGGCAGCTCTGTGTCGATCAGCTGCATGTCCTGGCTGAAGCGGTTGATGGTCTCGCCTGCGGCCGTCGAGTCGAAGAAGGACATTGGGGCTGCGAGGACGGTGTCGAGGATGAGTTCGTGGCAGCGGTCTGCGGAACGTTGGGTGATGCAAATCACGAAGAAGCTATCATCCGGTGAGTTTGGGATTGACCCATTGAAAGGGAGTATGGCCTACGCTGCTGCGGCTGTCCAGGCTACCagagcaacagcaccaaggGCGAAATAGACGCCAATGTAGCGGTCCTGAGGGCTGTTTGGGTCGCGCACACTGCTTTCGGCCCAGCGGGCGACCCAATATTCTACAGCAGTTCCGTTAGCTGTTGGCCACCTGGGAAATGAACGGATGCCCACGAGTAAATGTGATGCCAAAGACGAAGATCGCGCAGAGTAGCAAGAAGACACAGAATCTCAGCCTGCCAGAGAACTTGACGTAGTATCTGTATATACCGGCCGTCGCGTGGATAGCCTGCGCAGACGCTGGTTCCTCCGGCAAAGTGCCTAGTAAAGGCTCTTGAAAAATCTCGCGCGTGGACAGTCCTCGCCAAACAGAGGCCCTGATGTTCTCCTCGGACTCTTTCGactcttcttcgcctgcgaCTTGAGATCCGCGGGCTTTCTTCACCAACGAGTCCTGCTTGCGGAGCCCTCCGGTCTGCGTAAGCGAGATGACTCTGTCTGCGAACCGCACCTGCTGGGCTACACCAGCTTAGCGTCAAGGCCTCGTATTGTAGAGACAGGTTACTCACCTGTGCTGGTAGCCCACACCACCAGGGTGTTGCCTTTGCGCAACAGGCCCTCCCCGCCGAGCACTGCTTCCAACACCGCAGCCTCTGTGCCGCCATCCAGGCCGTTAAACGGGTCATCCAGTATGACAATCGGCGCTCTACAGTAAATTGCCCTCGCAAGAGCgactctcttcttctggccCCCGCTCAAACTGCCCCCCTCGTACGCAACAACCGTGCTATCCCCATGCCGCATCCCCCTGAGATCCTTGGTCAGCGCCGTCGCACGGATGACCGCGTTATACCATCGCTCCTCGAACGGACCCGATCCAACAATATTATTCCGCACGGTGTCATTGATCAGCCACGGCGTCTGGCTGCAGTAGCCGATATGCGAGCTCGACAGTGCCACCGACCCGCCCTCCGTCTGCGCCTCCCCAAGCAGCATCTGAAGCATCGTCGTCTTGCCGCTTCCCACGGGTCCCACCACGGCAAGCACAGCCGGCGAAACAATGGCCAGATTTGCGTCTTGCACGATCGTCCCGGTGTCTGCGTTCCAGCCGGCCGAGGCGCGGGTGAGCTGGAGCGCCACGCGCGGAGCCTGTCGTCTAGACAGTCGGCGGCTGAGTCTGCGGAGAAGCACATCATCGGAGTCGGTTGGAGCGGGGGACAGTAATGGTGTCTCATCCTCTGCCGTGGAAGAGCGCACGTCGTCGTGCGCAGCTGGAGAAAGAATCAGTCGACTATCGTGGCGCGTGTTGTCGTCGAGCAGGAAGCCCTGAATCCGTAAAAGAGAAGCAACGGCGGTGGCCAGTTGAATTGAACTATTGATCAGGACAGCGACAGCATTCCCGAAGATTTCAAAGATTGTCAACGCTTGGTACACAACAGCAGGTGTCAGCGTGTGCCCGAAGGCCAGGCTGTACAGCGTGAAGCCCAGGATAGGCGCCATTATAACAGGAATCCAAGCTGCCCATGCTACCACCAGCAAGATATACCGGAAGCGCCTGAGCTTACGAACCTCAACTTTGCGCAGGGCCACCAAATCGCCGCGAATGACCGACACAATGCCGGTCATCTTGATCCCCTTCATGGTCTGTAGAGCCTGCGTCGTGGCCGCGAGTCGGTTCTCCATGCCCCTGAGCCATTTGCTTTGCCGCTTAGCAGCGGGCTTCAGAATGGCAATGGTGAGGAGCAGGAATGTCACTGTTAGTCCTCCTGTCGCCGCGACAGCAACCCCGAGCTGCTCTGAAAGCAGCCATAGCCCGAGCGCGACGTCGATGATGCACGCCCAACATTCATGCATGTCGCGCGTGCCGGCCACAAATCGCTCGACATCAGCACTCATCAGGGTCGACGCAGACTTGCGCGATGCAGACGACGAGCTAAGTTTCAGTGTATGGCTGTGTATCTTCCCGACCAGGTCGGCGCGGAGGGCCGTGATGACCCGCGCAGTACATTGGCGATAGAACGATTGAGACGCCTGGATATTTCCTCGTCAGCATATACCCGGGGGTTCAATACGGACCGCATGCTTACCGCAATCCCCACATAGACGATCGCATAAGCGCCGATCAAGCCTCCTCCAATCTTGTAGATATTCGGCCCTGCTGGTTCGGACATGTACGCTGTCGCGCGATGGACGAGGAACGGCTGCGCGAACGTGAAGCCTATATACGCCAGTCTCGGAACCACCGGGCTCAGCAGCATCCAGCCACGACCGGAAAACATGTCATGGAAGATGGAAGGCCCTTTGAGACCGCGGGCGCCCTGTCCCTCGCTCTTCAGCGCGACCACAACAGGACGGACAAGTTTGCGCTCGACATCTGGAAGCTTCTCCGACGTCAGAGGCAGAGctgctttcttcctccccgtccGAAACAACGGGACAATCCACCACAGAAATGCCCGGGATATGATATCCGCCTGTTCATCGGGCGTGGGCTGATGTCTGTCCGCACGCacgctcttcctccaccgcTCGGCGACAAGGATCCCGAATTTGCAGGCACAGCAGAGGGTGAAGACGGCCGCGGAGATGTGGTTATCCGGGATGCTCCAGAGGGTACGCGCGCGCAGCGCATCCGCGATGGTGGAATAGCCCAGGTAAAGGAGTAAGATGGTCGATGCGCGCGGTGTTCGAGTATGCTCGTAGTGAGATGCTGTTGCGAGGATGGCGCTGCCGACAATCCCAACGCAGCTTGCTGGGATTGTCGCGTCGGTGCGGGAGGTTTGTACGAAGGCTTGGACGGCGAGGAGCGAGATCTGGAGGTTGATTGATGAGATGTAGCCGACCTGTCCGCCGTGGTCCAACGTGTGATCAGCTGCAGACCTAACCTCAGGGGGTTGATGACACTCACAGCTTTCGCTCCGTAGAGCATGTATGAAGCGACGATGCTGTCCTTAATGTGGAGCTCCAATATTCGCCATAGCGCCCAGCAGATTGCTATGGCCAGAGGCCAGATGGATAGGATGATTTCTTGGAAGAGGAGTGTCAGGTCGAAGTCCGTGCCACAGCCTTGGACCTGAGGGCCCCATAAATTGTGGACGTCTATCAAGCACTCCTCCATGGTTACTGCCTATGACCGAGAACGAGCTTGATACAACTACACGGTCGGAGCAACCTGGGTCCCATATACGCCACAGTCTGATATCCACGAGAAACGGCGTTAACTTGGATTCTATTTTCGGCCCCATCACGTCCTGTGGCTGCAAGCAGGACTCCTTGTGCTGCGCCAT
The nucleotide sequence above comes from Aspergillus puulaauensis MK2 DNA, chromosome 3, nearly complete sequence. Encoded proteins:
- a CDS encoding cytochrome P450 (COG:Q;~EggNog:ENOG410PIDJ;~InterPro:IPR001128,IPR002403,IPR036396;~SMCOG1034:cytochrome P450;~antiSMASH:Cluster_3.13;~go_function: GO:0004497 - monooxygenase activity [Evidence IEA];~go_function: GO:0005506 - iron ion binding [Evidence IEA];~go_function: GO:0016705 - oxidoreductase activity, acting on paired donors, with incorporation or reduction of molecular oxygen [Evidence IEA];~go_function: GO:0020037 - heme binding [Evidence IEA];~go_process: GO:0055114 - oxidation-reduction process [Evidence IEA]), which codes for MLNEAALALAVVTILAYCLELLSRALDDPREPPRLAPRIPIIGHALGFLRYGFDYYMLTNQAANTGIYMLGCLTWKVYIAHDPRVANLLAKSKAISLRPFLRHAGKLHGTISDEAYALFDGDLADYFSKRTKELLTPGPALDDQNLRMAQQSLDEVSNMANKEPTIELFQWSKRTVMLATGASLFGAEHPFKNPSIAEAMWTWDEARPGHIFGFDPWGTGYKARTAVFAAFREYFESIPDDASEVIKERHRVLREGGLSEEDAYKLQSTLSNAYFNTIPTLFWTIHDIYCRPELLEDIRQEVSTKAVQRSRDADNGFVLDIAALQTQCHILLSALQETQRTRHAQVGMRMVIEDTLIDGKYFLKKGTALHLPAKSIHRDPSIWGSDAPEYDPYRFVPGYTGEPKTKVMPTAFLPWGSAPWLCPARQFAATEILIIVALMVLRVDLSSVDREWETQPATKSISIATLPHPKEDMRLKVSERREGIGSWSVLLGKNKIRISLSSG
- a CDS encoding uncharacterized protein (InterPro:IPR036638;~antiSMASH:Cluster_3.13;~go_function: GO:0046983 - protein dimerization activity [Evidence IEA]); this encodes MSTNLAGDLSLPSAECQQAPTPAMFRDLCDLDAGAFDSAIDLDSLDFVAASSSDHHRLLGCSLLTGPEGGSCQPCRQNSTTGPWPLLSPLSLANENNTASFTDPNKPRDVSAGGKAKPQSSPCEPRQSGSGPNKLQPGGTGQGRKNKTTKAGQRPHYAVERRYRSTLNERYAALTRTLRSDTLQRICKTEAVDWNIHLEGLKERDMDEQAAGAARQGKTATLSATIEAIGILTKCCQREADELERLRVGVRETREHVRQMVEQSNN
- a CDS encoding uncharacterized protein (InterPro:IPR011598,IPR036638;~PFAM:PF00010;~antiSMASH:Cluster_3.13;~go_function: GO:0046983 - protein dimerization activity [Evidence IEA]), which translates into the protein MASEYAASREDFELFRRFVRVARLLDANNFDELCNQGALTPSPSIRTGNTPRNSGGGDDDDATNGNSSSTSSSEYDDSDEEYYEDDDAMQLQGEAELDVSSTPPRISDQDTQRPPQPRSQRRQPTTRQSSTRAATATAAQRRRQQQEKVKPKRPRPHAAVEKRYRSVVNSKIQQLNALIPASNTFTPGISNGPGASEGTEGTGSQKMPTKSAVLDRGLHYTDHLIATYERYEAEGNELRSKLQQWLDISAVDGDAPGE
- a CDS encoding uncharacterized protein (COG:Q;~EggNog:ENOG410PKKR;~InterPro:IPR017871,IPR027417,IPR003593,IPR011527, IPR003439,IPR036640;~PFAM:PF00005,PF00664;~SMCOG1288:ABC transporter related protein;~TransMembrane:17 (o32-51i63-85o97-118i130-149o155-174i264-283o303-324i383-399o405-425i483-509o521-540i905-927o947-972i1019-1043o1049-1066i1130-1153o1159-1179i);~antiSMASH:Cluster_3.13;~go_component: GO:0016021 - integral component of membrane [Evidence IEA];~go_function: GO:0005524 - ATP binding [Evidence IEA];~go_function: GO:0016887 - ATPase activity [Evidence IEA];~go_function: GO:0042626 - ATPase-coupled transmembrane transporter activity [Evidence IEA];~go_process: GO:0055085 - transmembrane transport [Evidence IEA]); the protein is MEECLIDVHNLWGPQVQGCGTDFDLTLLFQEIILSIWPLAIAICWALWRILELHIKDSIVASYMLYGAKAVGYISSINLQISLLAVQAFVQTSRTDATIPASCVGIVGSAILATASHYEHTRTPRASTILLLYLGYSTIADALRARTLWSIPDNHISAAVFTLCCACKFGILVAERWRKSVRADRHQPTPDEQADIISRAFLWWIVPLFRTGRKKAALPLTSEKLPDVERKLVRPVVVALKSEGQGARGLKGPSIFHDMFSGRGWMLLSPVVPRLAYIGFTFAQPFLVHRATAYMSEPAGPNIYKIGGGLIGAYAIVYVGIAASQSFYRQCTARVITALRADLVGKIHSHTLKLSSSSASRKSASTLMSADVERFVAGTRDMHECWACIIDVALGLWLLSEQLGVAVAATGGLTVTFLLLTIAILKPAAKRQSKWLRGMENRLAATTQALQTMKGIKMTGIVSVIRGDLVALRKVEVRKLRRFRYILLVVAWAAWIPVIMAPILGFTLYSLAFGHTLTPAVVYQALTIFEIFGNAVAVLINSSIQLATAVASLLRIQGFLLDDNTRHDSRLILSPAAHDDVRSSTAEDETPLLSPAPTDSDDVLLRRLSRRLSRRQAPRVALQLTRASAGWNADTGTIVQDANLAIVSPAVLAVVGPVGSGKTTMLQMLLGEAQTEGGSVALSSSHIGYCSQTPWLINDTVRNNIVGSGPFEERWYNAVIRATALTKDLRGMRHGDSTVVAYEGGSLSGGQKKRVALARAIYCRAPIVILDDPFNGLDGGTEAAVLEAVLGGEGLLRKGNTLVVWATSTAQQVRFADRVISLTQTGGLRKQDSLVKKARGSQVAGEEESKESEENIRASVWRGLSTREIFQEPLLGTLPEEPASAQAIHATAGIYRYYVKFSGRLRFCVFLLLCAIFVFGITFTQYWVARWAESSVRDPNSPQDRYIGVYFALGAVALVAWTAAAAFFVICITQRSADRCHELILDTVLAAPMSFFDSTAAGETINRFSQDMQLIDTELPYDILGTVTQAMVVVGLGGIIIYGSPWSGLAIPAVAIAVYYVQLVYLPTSRQLRVLEIETKAPLFSHFLETLNGLATIRAFGWTADYARQNIETIKASQKPFYLLFSAQNWLNLVLDLITAGLAVVIMCVGVATRSPTNSTLGLALLSASNVGLAAKRLVSYWTKMETSMAAVERVRAFTGETPSELPSKQDTTVGSADDKAWHGEGSITFSKVSAKYIPTSPLVLSSVSFTIQPGQRVAVCGRTGSGKSTLLGALLRLINLHSGSILVDGVDISTMDPNRVRSRFITLPQEPVLVNGTVRHNMQLYVPDCEDSAMIAALQAFGLWETIQAQGGLDVPLAEGHLSHGQRQLFCFARSTLQAGNTVVLDEPSSQIDRGTEEMMDRAIRERFRGHTVLCIAHKLSTILSLDTVIVMDSGCVAETGNPRELLQDRSSLFSKLMQSRPDQHSPSR